A region from the Medicago truncatula cultivar Jemalong A17 chromosome 6, MtrunA17r5.0-ANR, whole genome shotgun sequence genome encodes:
- the LOC25479683 gene encoding methyl-CpG-binding domain-containing protein 4 codes for MVYDPADIEYDSSRIWVIYKPNIPKTPQGFKRIMVLRKDYSKLDSNYITPTGKNLRTRNEIATYLKDHPQPSGVSASEFNFSSPKVMQDTIPEFIVKLKDSAEKKS; via the coding sequence ATGGTATATGACCCTGCTGATATCGAATATGATTCTTCTCGGATATGGGTCATTTACAAGCCTAACATTCCAAAGACTCCACAAGGTTTCAAGAGAATCATGGTGCTTAGAAAGGATTACTCTAAATTGGACTCTAACTACATCACACCTACAGGTAAAAATCTGAGAACCCGCAATGAGATAGCAACATATCTTAAAGATCATCCACAACCAAGTGGTGTATCTGCTTcggaatttaatttttcatcccCAAAGGTTATGCAAGACACTATCCCAGAATTTATTGTGAAACTGAAGGATTCTGCGGAAAAAAAAagctaa
- the LOC25495798 gene encoding methyl-CpG-binding domain-containing protein 4 produces MSGSKTPTSSSKRHVINQKDIYTAQCNLCKKFRLIDTQEEFEEITHKIKQEPFDCSKKANLSCDDPADIEYDSSQTWVKYKPNNPKTPEGFKRTLELRNDYSKLDSYYITPTGEKLRSHSEIAAYLEDHPQPSGVSASDFDFSSPKVMQETILEFIEQQ; encoded by the exons ATGTCGGGCTCCAAAACTCCAACTTCTTCTAGCAAG CGACATGTGATCAACCAGAAGGATATATATACGGCACAATGCAATCTTTGCAAGAAATTTAGATTGATTGATACACAGGAGGAGTTTGAGGAGATCACTCATAAAATCAAACAAGAGCCTTTTGATTGTAGCAAAAAGGCTAATCTTAGCTGCGACGATCCTGCTGATATCGAATATGATTCTTCTCAGACATGGGTCAAATACAAGCCTAACAATCCAAAGACTCCAGAAGGTTTCAAGAGGACCTTGGAGCTTAGAAATGATTATTCAAAATTGGATTCTTACTACATCACACCTACAGGTGAAAAACTGAGATCCCATAGTGAGATAGCAGCATATCTTGAAGATCATCCACAACCAAGTGGTGTATCTGCttcagattttgatttttcatccccaaAGGTTATGCAAGAGACCATCCTAGAATTTATTGAGCAACAGTAG
- the LOC112422743 gene encoding methyl-CpG-binding domain-containing protein 4-like: MSDEKLVRKILRSLPKRFDMKVTAIEEDQDISNMKVDELIGSLQTIELAINDRCEKKKKNIVFVSNTNEEDVQCDMETDESILDAFVRLGREFNNVLEMIDKKPRSNRSAITQNNIYTAQCKLCLKFRVIDTQKEFEEITHKIKQEPFDCSKKTNLSCDDPADIEYDSSQTWVKYKPNYPKTPESFKRTLRLRNDNSKLDSYYITPTGEKLRSRKEIAAYLEDHPQPSGVSASDFDFSSPKVMKETIPEFIEKQKDSINKNAKIAKDEV; this comes from the exons ATGTCAGACGAGAAGCTGGTTAGAAAAATCCTCAGATCTTTGCCCAAGAGATTTGACATGAAAGTCACAGCCATTGAGGAAGACCAAGACATTAGCAACATGAAGGTGGATGAACTAATTGGGTCACTTCAAACCATTGAATTAGCTATCAATGATAGatgtgaaaagaagaagaaaaacatagtCTTCGTTTCCAACACTAATGAGGAAGATGTTCAATGTGATATGGAGACTGATGAAAGTATTTTAGATGCATTTGTGCGTCTTGGTAGAGAATTCAACAATGTGTTGGAGATGATTGACAAAAAGCCGAGGTCAAAt AGATCGGCGATCACCCAGAATAATATATATACGGCACAATGCAAACTTTGCTTGAAATTTAGAGTAATTGATACACAGAAGGAGTTTGAGGAGATCACTCATAAAATCAAACAAGAGCCTTTTGATTGTAGCAAAAAGACTAATCTTAGTTGTGATGATCCTGCTGATATCGAATATGATTCTTCTCAGACATGGGTCAAATACAAGCCTAACTATCCAAAGACACCAGAAAGTTTCAAGAGAACCTTGCGGCTTAGAAATGATAACTCTAAATTGGACTCTTACTACATCACACCTACAGGTGAAAAACTGAGATCCCGCAAAGAGATAGCAGCATATCTTGAAGATCATCCACAACCAAGTGGTGTATCTGCTTCGgactttgatttttcatccccaaAGGTTATGAAAGAGACCATCCCTGAATTTATTGAGAAACAAAAGGATTCTATAAACAAAAATGCTAAGATAGctaaagatgaagtttga